Genomic segment of Malus domestica chromosome 15, GDT2T_hap1:
AAAGTCATATATGTTACTTGTACGAAAATGAACCCAACTTGCTATAAAACCTTATCACCTTAACCtgatttgttttaattaattctcTAATTAATTGGACTTTGGAGCATCTACTTTGTGAAAAGGATGCGTAATTGCCTCTTAAAGTCTAAACAAAGTTATTCCTTTACTTTTGGGTTGTGTTCTTGTAACTTATCATTGTATTTATAGGAATTAGTCATGTACTTTCCCATGGGAAAGCTAATGAATAATGATTTGGGGACTTACTTAGTGCTTGCGCTAAGGAATCCTCACTACGCCAAAAGAGGTTGGTAGGATTCACAcgtattcatttaaattaaatttaagatAAAATTATGGTGTTGTTAGTGACGTTACtacaaatttattaaaaaaaaattcaaaccaaTGAAAAGAGTGCAGGATGATAATTTTAGAATATTAGTAACAAAACCCTGAAATTATAGTTGAAATTTCCTCGTGTGGACCTAGACCTAGGTAGATAGGTGGAAAGATATTTGCGGTTTTGCTGTTGTATGGCTGTGGATTTCAGAAATGCATGTGATTTTAACTGATGGTTGGACGCCATACGACTTTACAATGAATATCAAATAGTGCCAAAGATAATACCCAATCTCTCCACCAAGTTGGTGACCAATGTGATCAAAAGCTTCCTGCCAAAATATActcagattttccttttgttgaacttttgtttATTTCTAGGCTCTaataaaaacacatgaaactcatGTTTTAAAAGGCGGAGGTGTTTCATGGATAGCTTCCACCTTGGCATGAGGTGTGAGGCGAAGCCTCATgggatttatttttttttataaatatatataatataatacttgtaaaataattaatcaacaatcaaacaagCACTTACTACCAAATTGAGAATAGAATACTACAAAATTTACTTGAGTTTTGAAACAAATTATGTTGGTGTGgagaattttgaaacaaattgaAGTATGAGATTCGGGTAAAATTGAAATATGGGATTGGGATTGAGAATTTAGGATTTGCAGAATTGGGGAATTGTGGAATTGGGGATGGAATTGTGTCAACCGTGATTGGGAAGATGGGAGTCGGGTATTGGGATGGGGAAAGAGGCTCGGggttataattttttaaaaataaaattagacttggctaaaacgacgtcgttttaggTTAAGTCGTGAAAAGTTAAAAGACTTAGCCAAAACAGCATCGTTTTGggccaaattttttaaaagatTGGGTCAAAAGGGTGTCGTAAATTGAGCcaagtatttaaaaaaaaaaaaaaaacttttctttTATTCGCAGTCGTCGTCTTCGTGAAGACACCACCTCTGCAACTAAAGAAAACCAGAGGGCAGTCGCTGCACCAAAGCCCAGCTTCGACTTCAGGATTGCCAAAATTTCAGGCAAGATTTTGGCCGCCTTAAAATGCCCTAAAGTACACCTTAGCCGCATAGGTGAACCCCGACAAGCCTAGGCGAGTTTTTCACTAATTCCCACAAAGCAGAGGCGAAATTGCTCCTGCCTTGCTTTGCCTCAAGGCCGCCTAGGTGCGCCCCAATGCGCGCTTTTCAAAACACTAATTTTACGAAAAGTGAGATTAAATGCCTCTTAATTATTATGTCATCAAGAGTGGTAGGATACCTTCTATATTGGAAAAAAGTCGAGATTACGTGTCTATTACCCAAGTTTGTCCAAGGCTATATAGCACATTTCTCGAAAGTATTTTCAAGCTGGATGGTTACTTTGGATTGATGTGTTGCCAACGAATAATACGACGTCATGAATTAGTTACATGAGAGAATCTCTCTTTTGTAGCTCTTGTATTGTTTTCCCTCGCTTACCTGTTTGGTTGACTATGTACAGGTGGCACAAGAGAAGGCCCTGTCTGTTGGGCCGGAGGAAGGTGGTTTTGGAATGTCGTACGATCTTCTCTACGGAAGAGCTGGGTTTTTATGGGCAGCTTTGTTCATAAACAAGTATCTTGGACAAGAAAAGTTGCCAAATAATCTTCTAATGCCTGTTGTGGATGCTGTGTTAGCTGGTGGTAGGGCAGGCTCATCTCATAACCCGTCCTGCCCGCTCATGTTCAGGTGGCACGGGACTAGGTATTTGGGGGCAGCCAATGGCGTGGCTGGAATTTTGCAAGTGCTGCTTCACTTCCCACTTTGCAAAGAGGATGCTGACGATGTGAAGGCAACACTTAGATATATGATGGCTAATAGGTTCCCTCACAGTGGAAACTACCCGTCAAGTGAAGGAAACCCTAGAGACAAGTTTGTGCAGTGGTCTCATGGTGCAGCTGGCATGGCCATAACCTTGTGCAAGGCATCTCAGGTTGGTGTGGCAGCTCTTTTGTAAATTTACTCTTCTTAACGCATTTCTCACATTCGGTAGTAAAAGTAATtggatatatgttttgatgagcGAGTAGTAATGTCAAAAGATCAATCGGTTTAGTGAGACCTAGTATTCACTTTGTTAGATGCAGAAAGTCCTTGGTTCAAATATCATGTATGACATTttccaaattaaaaaaagaaacaacaaaattcGTGAGAACTAACTATAAGTCGATGTGCATAACCCTTGACCATAATATTGATCAAATAAAGTCGATTGTTTTTTAGATAGATAAATTAACAGTTGATTGAAATAATGCGTGTTTTCTATTTAGACTACATTTAAAGACCACCTTGTTAGTAAATGTGGGTCGAAAATATAGTCCCCTTCAGTCGATTACCTAATTTATTTTCTGCAAGATGTGCTGAGAATTGTTTGTTCTGATCCTTGACCTTTTTTCATATATCCCAAATTCTCAAAGTTTGTTTCTAGCACAAAAGGATGGTCATTTTATGTGCGTATTTTCTGCCTGTCTGCAAGACAAATGAGTTAacagttgttccttaactttcTTCAGGTGTTTCCAGGTGATCGGGAATTTCGCGATGCTGCAATAGAAGCAGGAGAAGTTGTGTGGAAAAACGGTTTACTGAAGAAGGTAGGACTTGCTGATGGTGTGGCTGGGAATGCCTATGCCTTCCTTTCTCTGTATCGTCTGACTGGAGAGAGCATATACGAAGAGAGAGCAAGGGCATTTGCAAGCTTCTTGTATCATAATGCCGGAGAGTTTGCGACAGCGGGACACACACATGGGGCCGAATATGCCTACTCTCTCTTTCAAGGTCTTGCCGGAACAGCTTGCCTCTGGTTTGATCTTTATATACCCGAAAATTCTAGATTTCCGGGTTATGAACTGTAGGAAATTGTGGAAAGTTACATATTGTTATAAGATTTATTAGTATATATGATTCTATCCTGACATGTATATATAGATGTGTACTCTAGTAAGAACTGAGAAGATGAAATCTCTTTTGGTGTGAGATTAATTCTGTAAGACGTCGTTGCGAGAGGAGTCAGTTGTGGAAAGGACATTTGTTGTTAAGTGTTCCAAGTCTTACAGAAATGTATATGTAAAGAGCAATCGCTATTCACAGAAGAATTTCTAACAGCCCTTATCTAATTACGTAGGGTTGTAATAAACTGCTTTGCTGACTACACTAGGAAATGACAACTGTCATGAGTAGACATCTTTATCTTTACGCCCCCTCAAGCTAAACTTGGAAAAACCAGAGGTTCCACGGGAGAGCTTCAACTGAAGAAACAGAAACTTGTTTTTGTACAAGGATTTGGTGTGAATATTTGCGATTTGATCTTGACTACTGACGTATTGCGCTTGAACAAGATTTGCAAGAACTAATTCTTGAATATAATGGTAATCGATCTCCACATACTTAGTCCTAGCATGAAATATTGGATATGAAGCAAGATCTATTGCAAAAATATTGTCACAGCAAATGGTAGGTTTGTGGGAAAGAGGGAAAGAGGAAGGCTAAAATCTTTGAACACTTTTCAAATCCAAGGTGATCTCTATTGCAGTGTGTGCCAAAGATCTACATTCTACCTTAGTAGATGAACGAGCCACTGTGGGCTGTTTCTTGGCACTCCAACTAATCAAATTAGTGCCTACAAACACATAGAATCCACTAATGTATCTCCTATCAAAGGTTCAGCCAGCCTAATCTGCATCTGAATAGGCTAACAAATTGAAAGATCCCTTTTTAAACTAGAACCCACGAGAAAGTGTAACTTTGAGCAATTGAAGAATCCTCTTGGCTGTTTACATATGAATGTCAATAGGAGTGTACATGAATTGGCATACTTGATTTACTGCAAAGGAGATATCAGGTCTGATCCAATTAAGGTATTGTAAACCTCCTACAATGGACCTGTACTCTGTTGGATTTGGCAAAGGTTGACCACTGCGGTCCAGTTTAGGTTTCTGCAGTAAATCAAGTAGATATTTTCTTTGATGAAGGAATAGACCTATGGACTTCCAAAGTCTATTGTAAGGGTCCAATTCTAGGAAATTACTCATGCATTTACGCATTTTTTTATTCAACATTATTTAGGATCTTATACTCAAGGGCGGATGCCTGTTGAGACCTAAGTGGTCTCAGGATCACTCGAGAAATATGCATGTGAAGGTCTTCTAAAAATCTTCCGAATGTTTTGTATGGATTCTTTGTGCTCATCAAGTATTTATTGTAATGCCTACTAGGCATATTTAGAAGGGTTGCGTCAACAACGCTGGATGAATTCTCTCGATATCACTCATTAGATTGCTTCGGCATATGTCGATATCTATTGACATGTGTACAACATGGTTTGTCTGACGACAATAAGCCCAccaagtgtttgatgaaataCCTCAATGAATAAACTGAAAAAAGATGTTGCCTTGAACTCCCCAATGTGAGAATTCTGAACTCTCCTCTACTTATATCTATGATAAAATCTTACCACGTTTTGTTTATGACTTTTAATTCACAAATGAGACGTTCTTGAGCAAAATTAGAGGACGGGGAAaccataatttttaatattagcGACCGAAGTTCAAATCAATGTAACAGGACATTGGGCTTTTGTCCCGTTGGGCCTTGGGTATCAGCAATTTTGATAGCTCGATAGAAAGATATAAAGCCCAAGTTGCAAAGGCCATTATTACGAAGGGTTTGATTATATAAAGAGGTATTCTGTTGCGTTTGTAATCATAGAATTGTAAATGACGTTccttgttttaattgattaatgaaATATTATATAGAAAGGTACTGTTGCTCCCTGTTTTCAAGAATTAGTTATTATTGACGCTTACTTGTTATTTGCAAATACTGAGGGATCACTCTTCCACCAACTTATATTTAGCGTTAATAAATCTGCTTTTTAACCATGCTCACGGTATTTTGGAGGAACATGTGGTCATGGATGATTCTTGACTCCACAAACTTCGTGTTGATAAATTCTTTTTTAATGACCATCTTTTGAAATTTGGAGGAGGTATATGCATGGATGATTATCGACTCCACTAAATCACTAAATGTTAAGGTTTATTTTAAATGTCAATCATTGTAACTGAGATAAAAGAATGGTGGAGAAATTTAGGAATAAAAAATGTAAGGAAAGAGAATCGGATCACCTGGTCCCTCATAATTGATTCATTCTtgatatttcctaatatttagGTATTTGATTACAGATTTTAAAGAGAAGTTAGCATTTACTCGATTTCTTAACTGTTAGTAAACAAATGAGAAAATTTAGAAGTGAAGTGATTCTCATTCATATGTTTTAGTATACACAAAAGTCAAAATCTAAATGATTTGAATTCTTATTCCTTGTAAGTAAACAACTAAATGATTATATAATTCCtgttcgtggctagaatttccgtcggggatgtctcctagccgacgagcacacagctccctgagaggttggcgccggttgatgctttctgtcgggcttttgcttcactggcgggcttgtcgggcaaggcttgtagggcaaggctgatcgtcttgcaacttcctatctttgtggtttatcaaggggtttgagagctttagagaggGGGGGGgtagggagatgagtttacagaaagagattgatactacagcaagcttaggacaaggtagcagagctattacaaaggcttttggtgagagtttatcccgaaagggatgaaggcttgggctgactacagcttcgtttgaaggaaaatctggctttgagcagagtttgtgcttgtatttgtttgtttgattgagtgtctttatctctgatttctctttcttcttttatagacacttcggcttggcctcctgtagcagtaatcttgcccaaatgcagcttgaagggtagtgactcataagctatttacttgtactgccactgtaaagtgcttttgggctgattagctggctggtctataccacttggtctctaggcaggtgagcaagtggtgcaaatgatctgcacctagtcaggaaaggccttttctgccttctgggctttggctgGGCTTCGGGCTTTTCCCCTTTCCAGACCTCCTTTTGGGCTAACtccttcttgagcccaaagttcaagttttaacccaaataGTGCCCCCTTTAATCAATATTCAgactggaattccaggcgccaatattgattgaaaagCTCCCCATTAATACCCACGTCTCTCTCTCCCGGGATTCGCACACTTTTCAAAGATAATCATCACTTTCCTGCGGTCATTCCACTAACTCACGAATCGTCTGCATTCTTAGCACGAAATTCCTCTGCAATTGAAAATTTCCTAACTTCCCAGACGttttacttttctaaatctttTAACTCTCTTCTGCTCTTTGCCCGACATCTTCTACCCTTGTCTTCTTCCTTGCCGTTCCTTTTCTAAACTTTATCAAATGGCTTCAGGATCCAGCCAAATCCATCTATCCTATGAATCTGGCGAAGGCATCGCCAC
This window contains:
- the LOC103450038 gene encoding lanC-like protein GCL1 translates to MSFGVEFAPSPEEHDDANNERLDLVDPAAPNLSPSSGTFLRAAVTLKDQVVQATWEGRQDSGTPTGMVLDPTVYTGLLGTAFTCLRSYEAAGNRQDLVLCAEIVDKCRAVASASTRHVTFLCGRGGVYALGAVVANLIGDHERRNLYLNLFLEVAQEKALSVGPEEGGFGMSYDLLYGRAGFLWAALFINKYLGQEKLPNNLLMPVVDAVLAGGRAGSSHNPSCPLMFRWHGTRYLGAANGVAGILQVLLHFPLCKEDADDVKATLRYMMANRFPHSGNYPSSEGNPRDKFVQWSHGAAGMAITLCKASQVFPGDREFRDAAIEAGEVVWKNGLLKKVGLADGVAGNAYAFLSLYRLTGESIYEERARAFASFLYHNAGEFATAGHTHGAEYAYSLFQGLAGTACLWFDLYIPENSRFPGYEL